A segment of the Catenuloplanes nepalensis genome:
ACCTCTCTTTCGTGTCGGTCAATGATCCTTTACGGCGAGCCACCGCCGAATGGGCAACAGAGTCGCTTCCGACGGCAAGCGACAGCGACAGCGCATGATCCAGGCGTTCCTCAAGTCGTTAGAACGACTTGAGGAACGCCTGGATCACGGAAGTGCGCGCACCGGAGAGCTTGCGCGTCAGCGCGTTGGCTCACAGCGCGCGTTGGCTCACAGCGCGCGTTGGCTCACAGCGCGCGTTGGCTCACAGCGCGCGTTGGCTCACAGCGCGCGTTGGCTCACAGCGCGCGTTGGCTTGCGGCGCGCGTCAGCGCGCTCTGGGCTTGCGGCCACGGATCGTGCAGGGAGGAGCGCCAGCGACGACCGGTGCCCGCGGGAGCATGCGGAACTCGCGCCGCCGGAAGCGGGTATATCCAGCTCTTATTGGGTTTGGCAGGCGGAAACCGCGGCCGGGAGCGGCGCCGGGACGCCGATCGTCGGGAGGCCGAGGTTGACGCCCGGTGTGCGGGTGGTGCGGCCGGCGGCCCACGCGTCGCCCGCGCGGGTGGTGCGATGGCTGATCGGTGCGCCGTCCGCGTTGAGGTGGTGCGGCGCCGCGTAGGTGACCTCGGTGTGCACGATGTCGCCCGGGCGGATCACGGCGGCCAGGTCACCGGTGTTGAAGTGGACCAGGCGGCCGTCGCGGGCGCGGCCGGACATGCGGCCGGTGCGCTCGTCCTTGCGGCCTTCTCCCACCGCGACCAGCAGCTCGACCTCGCGGCCGATCTGACGCCTGTTCTCCGCCCAGGTGATCTCCTCGACCACCTCCATCAGGCGGCCGTAGCGCTCCTTGACCACCTCTTTCGGCACCTGGGAGTCCATGGTGGCGGCGGGGGTGCCGGGACGCTTGGAGTATTGGAACGTGAACGCGGAGGAGAACCGGGCCTCGCGGACCACGTCGAGCGTGGCCTGGAAGTCGGCCTCGGTCTCGCCGGGGAAGCCGACGATGATGTCCGTGGTGATCGCGGCGTCCGGCATGGCGGCGCGCACCTTCTCGATGATGCCGAGGTAGCGCTCCTGCCGGTAGGACCGGCGCATCGACTTGAGCATCGCGTCGGAGCCGGACTGCAGCGGCATGTGCAGCGAGTGGCACACGTTCGGCGTCTCCGCCATCGCGGCGATCACGTCGTCGGTGAAGTCCTTCGGGTGCGGGCTGGTGAACCGGACCCGCTCCAGGCCCTCGATCTCGCCCGTGGCGCGCAGCAGCTTGCCGAACGCGTAGCGGTCGCCGAACTCGACGCCGTAGGAGTTGACGTTCTGCCCGAGCAGCGTCACCTCCAGCACGCCCTCGGCGACCAGCGCGCGCACCTCGGAGAGCACGTCGCCGGGACGGCGGTCCTTCTCCTTGCCGCGCAGCGACGGGACGATGCAGAACGTGCAGGTGTTGTTGCAGCCCACCGAGATCGAGACCCAGCCGGCGTACGTCGATTCGCGGCGGGTCGGCAGCGTGGAGGGGAAGACCTCCAGCGACTCCAGGATCTCCACCTCGGCGTCTGCGTTGTGCCGGGCGCGCTCCAGCAGCGCGGGCAGCGAGCCGATGTTGTGCGTGCCGAAGACGACGTCGACCCAGGGCGCCTTGGCCACGATGTCGCCGCGGTCCTTCTGGGCGAGGCAGCCACCGACCGCGATCTGCATGCCCGGGTGTGAGTCCTTGACCGGGCGCAGGTGGCCGAGGTTTCCGTAGAGGCGGTTGTCCGCGTTCTCCCGGACGGCACAGGTGTTGAAGACGACCACGTCGGGGTCGCCGTCCTGCGGTGCGCGCACGTAACCGGCCGCCTCGAGCAGGCCGGATATGCGCTCGGAGTCGTGCACGTTCATCTGGCAGCCGTAGGTGCGCACCTCGTAGGTGCGGGCCTCGGACGGCGCGGAAGGGGCTGCGGTAGTCATGGCATGACCAGCGTATCCGGCGCACCCACGGACCGGTGAATCCGGCCCGCCCTCGATGGGTGCGGAGGGTGGCTACGATCGGTGCCGCTTCCGCGGAGATGCGGTCAAGTGTTGCCTCTCCGTGACCAACCAGGCTGCTTCCCGACACAAGGGCACCCTTAAGGTTTTGCCCACAGGTCAGAAGCGATCAGAGGGTACGAGGGGGACGGTGACAAGCGTGGCAGAGGGCGAGCCGCTCATCGTGCTGGACCGGGTCAACAAGCACTTCGGTCCCTTGCACGTGTTGCGAGACGTCAGCCTCTCGATCGACCGGGGCGAGGTGGTCGTGGTGATCGGCCCGTCGGGTTCCGGGAAGTCGACGCTGTGCCGCTCGATCAACCGGCTGGAACCGATCAGCGGCGGCACCATCACGTTCGACGGACAGCCGCTCCCCGCTGAGGGCAGGGCGCTGGCCCGCCTCCGCAGCGACGTGGGCATGGTGTTCCAGTCGTTCAACCTCTTCGCACACAAGACGATCCTGGAGAACGTGACCCTCGGGCCGATCAAGGTCCGCAAGGAGAAGCCGGCCGAGGCCAAGGAGCGCGCGATGGCGCTGCTCGACCGCGTCGGCATCGCGAACCAGGCGCAGAAGTACCCGGCGATGCTCTCCGGCGGGCAGCAGCAACGGGCCGCGATCGCGCGGGCGCTGGCCATGCGCCCGAAGGCGATGCTCTTCGACGAGCCCACCAGCGCGCTGGACCCGGAGATGGTCGGCGAGGTGCTGGACGTGATGACGTCGCTGGCCAAGGAGGGCATGACCATGGTCGTGGTCACCCACGAGATGGGCTTCGCCCGGCACGCGGCGAACCGCGTCGTGTTCATGGCGGACGGTCAGCTCGTCGAGCAGGCCGCACCGACCGAGTTCTTCGCGAACCCCACGAGCGACCGTGCCAAGGACTTCCTCTCGAAGATCCTGACCCACTGAGATACGTCCACTGCGGAGGCGCCGGCGCACGGCACCCCGTGACGAAGAAGGAGAATGAGATGCGTGTTTCGCGGATGGCTGCGGTCGCCACGGCCGCGGTCATGGCCCTGTCCGTCGCCGCCTGTGGTGGCGGCGACGACGCCGGCAGCGGCGGCGGGGGCTCCGGGGACGGCGTGATCGGCAAGGCCGCGTCCGGCAAGCTGATCA
Coding sequences within it:
- a CDS encoding amino acid ABC transporter ATP-binding protein, with the translated sequence MAEGEPLIVLDRVNKHFGPLHVLRDVSLSIDRGEVVVVIGPSGSGKSTLCRSINRLEPISGGTITFDGQPLPAEGRALARLRSDVGMVFQSFNLFAHKTILENVTLGPIKVRKEKPAEAKERAMALLDRVGIANQAQKYPAMLSGGQQQRAAIARALAMRPKAMLFDEPTSALDPEMVGEVLDVMTSLAKEGMTMVVVTHEMGFARHAANRVVFMADGQLVEQAAPTEFFANPTSDRAKDFLSKILTH
- the miaB gene encoding tRNA (N6-isopentenyl adenosine(37)-C2)-methylthiotransferase MiaB, translating into MTTAAPSAPSEARTYEVRTYGCQMNVHDSERISGLLEAAGYVRAPQDGDPDVVVFNTCAVRENADNRLYGNLGHLRPVKDSHPGMQIAVGGCLAQKDRGDIVAKAPWVDVVFGTHNIGSLPALLERARHNADAEVEILESLEVFPSTLPTRRESTYAGWVSISVGCNNTCTFCIVPSLRGKEKDRRPGDVLSEVRALVAEGVLEVTLLGQNVNSYGVEFGDRYAFGKLLRATGEIEGLERVRFTSPHPKDFTDDVIAAMAETPNVCHSLHMPLQSGSDAMLKSMRRSYRQERYLGIIEKVRAAMPDAAITTDIIVGFPGETEADFQATLDVVREARFSSAFTFQYSKRPGTPAATMDSQVPKEVVKERYGRLMEVVEEITWAENRRQIGREVELLVAVGEGRKDERTGRMSGRARDGRLVHFNTGDLAAVIRPGDIVHTEVTYAAPHHLNADGAPISHRTTRAGDAWAAGRTTRTPGVNLGLPTIGVPAPLPAAVSACQTQ